The sequence below is a genomic window from Cucumis melo cultivar AY chromosome 5, USDA_Cmelo_AY_1.0, whole genome shotgun sequence.
TGGAAATAATATTGAAAATACAACTCAAACATGTCTCGAGGCAAATCCTCAATTTCCTCACCTTTCCTTAGGTTGATACTCTCGCGCATACTTTCACGAGATTAGATGACTTAGAGTGATCACACCTTAGAGGAACGTTCGTTCTTGAGCATGTTGACTGAGAATTCAAGAAATTGCCCAAGGGAGATTGAATAAAATGGTAGAAAATTAATGAAAGTAAATCATGAATAGTTGTGGATAAAGAGTTCGATGGATGAAATTAGGGAGACTTCTTATTCTTAATTATATAAGTCCAAATTGGTTGAAGAATAACCTAAGATCATGTTCTGAATGTTTACCCAACATTTTTGGGCACTAATAGCACCTTGGACCAAGAAAATAGAAACCATAATCACTAAAAGTGCATCTTAATTTCAAGACAGATTTCTGCAAAGCTTATAAAATCAATACAAATAATCACCCTAAATTAACTTTTGACAATTCAAAGACATGCATGTGCTTTCCCATTTTACTCAATTCTTCTTCCTAGActcaaaatatcaaatatgttgTTGCTAAAGAAAAGCACCCTATTATATATCAAAGGCATGCATTAATTTTTATAACATGAATCAAACATAATCATCATAACCTATTTATACTTTTAGTCTCAacttttatgaaaataaaaaatagatccCCACTTTAGTCTATAACAATTTAATcattatacttttaaattttataataattatattcttaaaaattaggtttaaatcctatttttatccttaaacttttaaaaataccTGTTTTAGTCTGAACTTTTAAAAATGgataattgcaaatataacaataaaattcaaaataattaagtatatatcaacgttttagaaaaattgcaaatatagcaaaatctgtcaaagtCTATCCGTGATATGAGTCTTTTTCAATTGCAAGTATAggagtctatcattgataaaatatgttgcaaatattgatctatcattgataaaccataagagtctgttagcgatagaagtctatatcgatagactttgttatatttgcaatttttttaaaatgttgctatatacatAATAATTATTCCTAAAATTGCTAATCATTATAATTaccttttaaaaaaagtatatttGGGTCTCTGTCATTAAAATAATTCCACTAACTAATGAGTGGAATGGTGAAGTGGTTTCTATATTTTGATGATTATGATGTCAAATAAGATAATCATTTTTAATAATCTAAggttataatttttatttatacaCTAGATGTTAAATTGATGTTTTATTAGAGAACTCAAAAAAGCCATTGACTTCTAAATTTTGATCATCACAATTTTGGCACATTGTCAATCTACCTCACTTTCTCAATTCGTATAAATTTTCTAGTGACTTAAGTTTGGAACAATATTTTGTGATTCATTGATgtgtttttttctcttcctcccATTTGTaatttctattctttcttttttttgggaGGCTTATGATATTATGGGAATATTTGTTTACAATTTcatagggtttttttaaaaccaatgttatacttattttatttttctagtttgtcagttatattttatttcttttattatactaaatattgttttttaattgatttcaattagaaaaataaataaataaataaaggataGAGGGTCGGGGAGGACATGTGGGAGATTCAATTTtggtgaaaaagaaaaaaaaaagttagtttttagtttggatttatttaattaagtgGGTTAATTATCATAATTTTATGTTGGTATATATAAAAGACACTTATTGGTTATATAtccatttaattaatattataaatctagaacctaaaaattcaaatatagaAAGTCTTAAATAGTTAATGAAATCGTCCTCGCAACAAGTAATAAAGTaagtttttttcaaaatttcgaAGACTAAAACagatatttttaaaagtgtggataccaaaataaaacaaagttaAAAATTCACAACAAAAAGTTTTAACCTAAATTCTAATGTAAGATAATTTATTCTCTAAACTAAATCTAATAACAATTGAAAATCCATATCACAAAAAGATCGTTGATTTATATGATGGTCTAGTTTTTGTAGTTAGACAAATATTCATGATTAATGATCATATATAAGAAATTTTATCCAAACTTAACAATATTTTTTGCTATAGAAACTAAACTGttacaaatttattaaaatatatggGTACTAGGATGGTTATATAACAAAGCTTGAAGATTAAATTACTAGAAAAGTGAAAAATACATAAATTATATTGTGTACTGTGATATATTATTGTCACAAAAGTTGGAAGACTCATTGTTTGTGAAAGAGTATGATCCCTTTTTAATTATCATGGGATCAAGGGTTGGTTGATGTAGAAAATCTTTGATGAGGTCAGAGTTCTTTGAAATGTGTGAATTTCATTTTGTAGGAAAGTTGGTAATTGATGATGACATTTTGTTTTTCTACATCAGAAGAGTTGGTAAAAGAAGGGTACTGTAAAGCTAGAAAATGTTTGCCACTCCCCATTGTGTAGATATATAGCTTCCATCTCTCGTTCAGATGTTTGAGAGGGCCTCAGTTGGATTTATCATAGTCTTTGAGTTCTAATCATAGTTTATATTTTacacttttttatattaaatCTTAAATGATATTTGGAGAAAAAGTTGAGCTGTGAAATTTGAAGAGTTACTTACTCAGTTACATTTTACAAAGATCTAAAAAAAAGCTTCATTTTTTCTCCATGTCCATGGAAGAATTAGCAAGAAGCCATGATTGGAAGCACCAAGTTCTGGTTTTAGCCTTCCCCTTTGGCAGCCACCCTTGTAGTCTTCTCGGTCTCGTCCGACGACTGGCCAGCGACGCTCCCGACGTGAAATTCTCCTTTTTCAACACAGCAACTTCCAATGCCGCCATTTTCAACGATGGGCGCCGAAACGACAACGTTTTCCCTTACAGCGTTAGCGATGGTCTGCCGGAGGGATACGTGAGGAGATGGGGAGTGCCGGAGGAGCCGGTCGAGCTTTTCTTGAAGGCGGCATGTGGGAATTTTAGGGAGGCGATTACGGCGGAGGTGGCGGGGGTGGAGGTTGGAGGGGTGGTGAGTGACGCATTTTTGTGGTTTGCCGGTGAGATAGCGGCGGAAATGGAGGTGGCTTGGGTTCCGGTATGGATTGCTGGGCTAAGGAGCCTCGTTGTTCATCTTCACACCGATTTGTTCCGTCAAAATCTGGCGGATTCAGGTATATGTTGGTCAATTCTCATCAACTTTAACTTTTCAAGTCTTTGCttctaaaatagaaaaaaaaaaaaaagcttttaaAAATAAGAACTATTTCCATAATAATTTGTCAAATTCTCAACCAACCAAATATCCTTTGTCAAATATATAAGTGGGATCTTAATGCTTTCAACTTCATTTGAATTGAATTGACTTTAGAAATCAAAGacattaccaaaaaaaaaaaaaaaaaacaaagaatagAATTCCATGTTTGGGCAAATAGTAATCGGTTAATATAGTCCACACATGCGTTATAGTTGTTTCTGTTTTGTAGTAAGAAATATTTTAGTCTGTATTATCATAACGATAGTATGTGTTTATTAAGTAAATTATTATAGTTTGAGAAAAAAATAGTCAACAACATAGTAAAGAATTTAAAAATGATgaatgtaaaataataaaaatagataTATGAGGATTTTGAAATAGTACTGATTGAAacttttaaatagtatttagggatggttgtaaatatagcaattatacTCAAAATAGTTAAGTATATAGtaacattttctaaaaaattattgaTAGCAGTAaaaaatctatcaataataggagtctatcaccaATAGAttatgtagcaaatgttggtctatcgaTCATAAACCATAAAAGTCTATaaaatgatagaagtctattactGATAAACTTCGTTATATTtacgatttttaaaaatattactacatacttaataattattctagaAATTGTTATCCATCGTAGTTATCCTAGTATTTATGCTACCGAGATGGGGTTATTATAATCTCTCCCAGACTCCTTATCCAAATACCTTTTTAGTTCGAAAATTGTGGGTGGTAACAACGTTAATGTACCttgtaacaaaataaataaataaatatatagttGCAGGATGTAGATAAGATTTGGTTTTTGCAGGACATGATGAAGAGAAAGTCATCAACTTCCTCCCAGGCTTTTCAAATATCCGTAACATTGACTTGCCCCATGAAGGGATTCATGCAGACTTAGAATCACCGATTACAACCATGTTATATAAAATGGAATTACATCTCCCCAAAGCTTCCGTTGTCGTCGTAAATAGCTTCAAAGAAACTGAGCCCGTGATGTTTGATCTACTCAAACCAAAGCTTCGAGAACTTCTTACCATCGCACCAATTAACCTAACATCACCGACGAAATCAATTATCAATGACGAGTATGGATGCCTCGAATGGTTGGACAAGGAGAAGCCTAACTCCATAGCATACATATGCTTTGGTACATTTGTAGCACTCCCACCTCACGAGTTAGAGGCTTTGGCAGAGGCACTAGTTGAGAGCGGAGTTCGGTTTCTATGGTCATTCAGAGGCAACCCTGAGGAAAGCTTCTCCGAGGACGTTCTTCAAACATTTGATGTGCAAGGAAAATTGGTGCCATGGGCTCCCCAAACAAGAGTGTTGGCACATCCTTCAGTTGGGGTTTATATAAGTCATTGTGGATGGAACTCTGTTTTGGAGGCTATAATGGAAGGTGTGCCTATGATATGTAGGCCCTTTGTTGGTGACAATGGCCTTAATGTTAGGACAATTGGATGTGAGTGGAAGGTTGGCTTAGGACTTCCAAATGGAATATTTACAAAGGATGGAGTAATGAAGGCTATGGAGACAATCTTAGACCCTTACAAAGGGGACCAAATAAGAAGCAATCTTAAAGCTCTTAAGCATTTGGCTTTCAAAGCTAATGAACCTGAGGGTAGTTCAACTAAGAACTTCAATTCTTTGAGAAAGTTACTCACAAAGTAGTTACCTAGCTATACCCTTTTTAATTTCTTGTCATTAGCATAATTTGTGTTGTTCTCATTCTAATATTGTTTTAGTTATATATTTGATTATCATCTTACTTTATTGACTTGtttctattatatatatatattcagaAATGAGTAATTATCAAAAGTGTTCGATACCCCAACTAGTTTGAAATACCAACCTTTGCAAATGTTATCGATCAAACTTGACAAAGAAAAGTTCCTACTTTGGCTATAACATTGTCCTTCCAATCCTTAAGAGTTACATAAACTTGAAAGTCATCTACCTAGAAAAATACCATCGATGTCTAGCATTGTTCTTCCATCCAAAGATGAAACTCAAGAGCTATTATCTAGCTAGCAATTGATCGATTTTAATTCCATGACCCTTATTGACATAAAAGTAACGAGTCTGATATTGAATGCAATACAGTAGCTCTATGGAATGTACCATAATATCAATACTTTCAACCATTAGTAAATTAGTTAAATGAACTTAGCACAACGATAATTGGTGTAACCTTCTATTTGATAGATGATAAGTTCAAACCTCCATCTAACCTAGAAGTATAATGAATTTTTGTCCTTTAATGACTTTTTTTTGTCAatagagtgtaaatagtttgtattttttattattttttaaaaaccccctaaaataattgtaaatatataGCTAAAGAATTAGTAAAAACACTAAAAGTCAATGTGAAACCTCCATTATGGGAGTTTCTTATCGAATTTTCACAAAAAACTCTTAAGTAAAAAACAATCAATTTGagaaagggtttttttttcgcACACTTCTCGATTTTCTCATGTTGAAAGCTATCATCTAATAGTTGCTACTGATTACTATCTATCACCGATAGCTGCTATTAGTTATCATCACATATAGGCTACTATCAATTAATATTATCATTTTCTATTTATCACCTTTACGGGTGCTTCTTTCCAgctttctcaaattaaaagttaTTAATGATAACAGAGTTGATAATTGATAGTTGCTACATCACTGGTAAATTTATTAACAATAACTTGTTTGAGAAATATAGTATCAATTGATATAATTGATAATGGTTATTGATGATAGCTTCTATTAAGTATAACCAATAAATGGTAGACTtgttatttaaaagaaattaccaattctaatatttttgtaaatatttgattccattatttcaattttagtttattttttaaatcgtgctatttgctatgacttttcctaaaaagtaaaaaaaaaaaaaaaaaaaaaaaaaaaaacaagttgtGTGATCCAATAAATTAGGATTGTACATATTTGACCAATTGAGTActcaaatgaaaaaaattgatCGAATCTTTTTAAAGAtgtgtttggattgatttttaaagtgtttgatttttaaaataattcattttaagataaattAAGGTGTTtagaattatattaaaatattttttagaaaaatgagattatgaaataaatcattttagagaaaacacattcaaccaaattttagaataaatgtttatatggtgtttaatgagaaatttctcccaaatatctatttttcttcctctacttttttattcctttttactCTCTATTTTTCACTCCGtcgttctttttgttttttttaaatactttgaatattttttaatgtgtgttcatatacatttaaatatatGGATTTGCAAATGTTCCTCTCTCAGCCAAATCTACTTCacttttgtaacgacccaacttcttatactgagccgaagtcaATACTAAATGTAAAGCACATGatttaagtcataaagtttagttaaaacgaataaaacctcataattttatttataaaaatcaaatcagggtaatgtgcaaaatataaataaatattaaaatcctactcgggtcctatctacttttaaagaaatgaaatagtaaataagaaagaaaataaaactcaagttaCTAATGTCTAAAACGAGGTGTAAGCGGAAGCATaaatccctatggctcaccacagtcacttctggtcgctcgccagcttgcccttgtccctacctcggcctctacctgaaaaacatgacatggagagagtgagtataaaatactcaataagggacccactactagtcgatcccactaggtgcctgttagcttcctattagagtcctgaaaatggtacccaatctctggcacgttcccgaacacgtgcaacatgcgctcccgtaggaacgaaaatctggtcttcggtgtcccgggggagcacctaggacatactggtttGTAGTGAACCTGGAGGaagcactaagacaatcgggctgcgtggatcccgtcgaatcactcgaatcatatctatatccatgatAGACTAGCGTctcgtcggactacgcagtcctaaataggtggtgatcccgaaggacacccatgcagatacgactctaataggctaagctaacagataccctaaccataacatacataagcatagcatcatcatgtaatcgtatcagtctaatcatcattTCACATCTCAcacaatatccaacatacagTCATAATAAGGCACGTCATCACATTACCATGCCATCATATAAACcacatcatcagtcacatcatgctctcataaatttacatgtgttatacagtctagtccttaacatgcataaCTGGAAGTGTATGTAGTCTCATGgttctagtcgtagagctagtagtagaaatctcttacctggagatttgctcgacgagtcctaaccgcaagacaagtgtgctttccaagcagcgaggtcctaagtgtttaataacgccaaaattcataattaaatCACCAAACGACCCAAGACCCAAAGTGCAGTTGAgatgacttaccctaggtcgaggttgcagtAGTTCCCTTTAATTCGAGAGATCCCACGTTCCAACTCCACTTGGTTCAACCGGCCCTTTCAGaaaaatgatttaatttaacccaaaattaaattatttaaaactaagattactcttcgttgggtatgccaaaaatcCAACCAACTTACCACAAACTCACCAAGGACATGTGGGGGAAAGGACCAAAGAACTAGGTGGCTCCAGAaaagcttggcggctcggctggaaaagcAGGGACCGACTCGGCTtgggcgcaggcgcggctcggctcgggtgCAGGTGCTgcacgcgtgcggctcggcttgcgacagAAGGGAGGCGGGCTCGACTTGCGGGTGCACGTGGTGCGGCTTACACGCGGGCGCGGATTGACGGCACGAAGCAGCTGTGCGGGTCGGGTTTCGGGTCGGAGGCGCGACGTCTCTGTTCGGATCGGAAACGTGGATCGGCTGCGGCAGAAGGTGCGACTCGGGTCGCGAAGGGGTGATGCGGGTCGAGTTTCCTGCTCGGGCGACGGCGTGCAGGCGGAGGAGATGCAGCGCTCGGCAGGTGTTTCGTTTTAGCGCGGGGCGGAGATGCGATCGGAGCGCAGCGCACGGCTTCCGGACTCTGGCGGCTGGCGGCGCGAGTCAGCTAACTTGCAGGGACGTCCGACGTGGTGTCTGGCTGAAGGTGGCGCTCGGCGACGGGCGGACGGCGGCAGCGGCACTTGCTaggattttttttccaaaaaatttctttaggttgctctctctttttcttttcaaaaaaaaaagttttactTTTGGTACACGGGTCCCAAGGCTCATTTATAAGGTAAACCCAAAATAAATTCCCTTCAAttaattcaaaaccaacaactttctctctctccaattAAATCTCCCAATatcttaaaatttcaaaaattatcCAATCACAACATCCcctttcaaatatatatatatatatatatatatatatatatatatatattcttttccaactaaaatatcacattagcttaactcaattattttatcttcaacaaacaaccttaccaatttaattatccaaatcaaaataattatgtcTCTAAACCTTGATTAATCAGAAGTCAAAATGATCAagttcctcaaataaattcgaaatttccataaccacacttaaaaataataaaaaggaaatcaaatttGTTGGGCCGTTACAACTTTAAAATAAATCATGAGAACGTCAAGAAGAACATGATCGTTCGGTTCGTGAAATAAAGATAAATGAAGAATGTAATCAAATTACACATCTTCTTGTctagttgatattatattatataagaaaaaatatttatcttatgcatattttgttgttagaaatcaattgtttttctttatgGTTATGGATTTACATTTGAAGATATTTGtgcttttaaatttgaattgtaaaaaaagaaacaaaaacaaaaaaaaaaaaaatgaaattaatgtttagtttcaagtaactaaaaatttaataatttaaagataacgtacgattaattttaaaatatatttctgaaaaaaaagattcaaaatttttgtatttttttatgaaattaattcataatgCTTAATAGTCTTTTGTCGTAATTTGACATAAACATTGTTGATATAAGACAAACCAAACACAATTTTTCATATAAAGATTTATAAAGATATCAAACCAAACATGTAAGTGCCTAAGTGTCTGATgttaaacttattttttaaaaaatagtttttagaaaatatattctTAAAAGAACATTTTTTTCATAGAAAATCTAAATCAACCCTAAATTAGGCTACAAAATTATTTATAGTTTAATAGAGCAATGTAAGGTTTACATAAATCCAAACACTAATAAATAAATGACTCATATTGTCCACCAGAATCAACACATTTCTCGAAGATTTTTCCACAATCAATTAATACATAAACAAGAATATctcttaaaataatttttagaaaatggtcaaattagatttttaaaattatattattcaaTTCTAGTTTTGACAAAGACTTTTggtaaatttaaatttagattcGTGACTAAtagttttctttaaaataaaaagaataaaaaattgttatatatattttaacatttttcacaTCTTCTGTTTTCAACAAAAACTTAATTGTGAAAGATTTAATGAAAATATATGCACTAAATTTGAAAGTAACGTTGAACGTGATTTTCGAAGAAATTCAATTCAATTCGTTTTCTATTAACTTCGTTATAATGAGTATATAATCTCTAGTATGCATAATCCTTTGTCGAAAAATAAACTTTTGTCTTCAAACTTGTTGATCTTTTTAGATGACTTAGTGATCTTCCCGAATGATTGATCTTTGTGCTTCTTAACTTTCTTGAAGCCTTTGAATTTGTTGATCTTCTTAGGAGGATCGACTTTTGGACTTTTTGTGCTTGTTGAATAACTTGAATCCAAAATCTGGCTTATTCATTGTCTTGAATATGATTGACTTTAAAACATCAAAGGACTGTTTGACTCTCAGATTATGAAGGAGTGGAGTGAGCTATTTTAGATCATACTATGTTTGGCCCAAGGGTTATTATAATCTGATTAAGACTAAGCCTATTATACTCATTTTCCTATTTCTCTTTTGTCACTATTCCTCACTCTTCCATTTTCTTCTCTGACACTATTTTTCACTCTCTCATTTCTCTTTTTATCACTATTCCTCACTCTCCAAGAgttattatatatttcacaaattTCAATTATGccacaaaaaaaaattcatctaatgaattttgttacaaataataaattagaaataatttacttaaaaataaCTTAGGAATATGGCTTGTTAGGaaaaacaaattacaaaaaatatatttgtaaaaataacGTAGTAAAAATTACTTaggaaaaattaatttagaaagtatcttagaaaattttctttgcaaaaatttagaaaaattgtgTTAAACGGTTAATGCATAAACATAATATGAAAAATTGATTGTGTTAAACTTTCATCGATTTATTTCAAGttttcaaaaaaggaaaagaacaaACCAGAAAATCAACAACTTTTGACAATGTTTgctatagaaataaataaatattggtAATTAGATGGGGTAAAATGAAACTATACTTTTATTTCCATtctatcaaaaaaaaatttagcttttatttctaaataaatcaaaggaataatttttagaaaaga
It includes:
- the LOC103493220 gene encoding kaempferol 3-O-beta-D-galactosyltransferase-like, producing MSMEELARSHDWKHQVLVLAFPFGSHPCSLLGLVRRLASDAPDVKFSFFNTATSNAAIFNDGRRNDNVFPYSVSDGLPEGYVRRWGVPEEPVELFLKAACGNFREAITAEVAGVEVGGVVSDAFLWFAGEIAAEMEVAWVPVWIAGLRSLVVHLHTDLFRQNLADSGHDEEKVINFLPGFSNIRNIDLPHEGIHADLESPITTMLYKMELHLPKASVVVVNSFKETEPVMFDLLKPKLRELLTIAPINLTSPTKSIINDEYGCLEWLDKEKPNSIAYICFGTFVALPPHELEALAEALVESGVRFLWSFRGNPEESFSEDVLQTFDVQGKLVPWAPQTRVLAHPSVGVYISHCGWNSVLEAIMEGVPMICRPFVGDNGLNVRTIGCEWKVGLGLPNGIFTKDGVMKAMETILDPYKGDQIRSNLKALKHLAFKANEPEGSSTKNFNSLRKLLTK